One region of Bacillus zhangzhouensis genomic DNA includes:
- the gpmI gene encoding 2,3-bisphosphoglycerate-independent phosphoglycerate mutase — protein MSKKPAALIILDGFGLRGETVGNAVAQAKKPNFDRYWNEFPHQTLKASGEAVGLPEGQMGNSEVGHLNIGAGRIVYQSLTRVNVAIREGEFEKNETFLDAMTYAKENDKALHLFGLLSDGGVHSHIQHLFALLKLAKKEGLTKVYIHGFLDGRDVGQKTAKVYLKQLEEQIKEIGVGEVATLSGRYYSMDRDKRWDRVEKAYRAMAYGEGPSYQNMYDVVDDSYENGIYDEFVIPSVITRENGEPVAKVNDGDSVIFYNFRPDRAIQISNTFTNEDFRSFDRGEAHPKNLHFVCFTHFSETVDGYVAFKPVNLDNTVGEVLSQNGLKQLRIAETEKYPHVTFFMSGGREEEFPGEDRILINSPDVATYDLKPEMSAYEVKDALVADINADKHDAIILNFANPDMVGHSGMLEPTIKAIEAVDECLGAVVDAILAKGGHAIITADHGNADVLITEEGKPHTAHTTNPVPVIVTKKGVTLREGGILADLSPTLLDLLGLEKPKEMTGTSLIQK, from the coding sequence ATGAGTAAGAAACCAGCTGCATTAATCATCTTAGACGGGTTTGGTTTAAGAGGCGAAACAGTCGGTAACGCTGTCGCACAAGCAAAAAAACCGAACTTTGACCGCTACTGGAACGAATTTCCGCATCAAACCTTAAAAGCTTCAGGCGAGGCAGTAGGTCTCCCGGAAGGTCAAATGGGGAACTCTGAAGTGGGGCATTTGAACATCGGTGCAGGACGTATTGTGTACCAAAGTTTAACTAGAGTGAATGTTGCCATTCGTGAAGGGGAATTTGAGAAAAACGAAACGTTCCTAGATGCAATGACGTATGCAAAAGAGAATGACAAGGCGCTTCATTTATTTGGTCTCTTGTCAGACGGCGGTGTGCACAGTCATATCCAGCATCTTTTTGCCCTGCTAAAGCTGGCGAAAAAAGAAGGCTTAACAAAGGTATACATTCATGGCTTCTTGGACGGACGTGATGTTGGTCAGAAGACAGCCAAAGTGTACTTGAAACAGCTAGAAGAACAAATCAAAGAAATCGGTGTCGGTGAAGTGGCAACACTTTCTGGACGCTATTACTCAATGGACCGTGACAAACGCTGGGATCGTGTGGAAAAAGCGTACCGCGCGATGGCGTATGGAGAAGGCCCAAGTTATCAAAACATGTATGATGTCGTTGATGACTCCTATGAAAATGGAATCTACGATGAATTTGTTATTCCATCTGTCATTACGAGAGAAAATGGTGAGCCGGTTGCCAAAGTAAACGACGGCGACTCTGTGATTTTCTATAACTTCCGTCCAGACCGTGCCATTCAAATTTCGAACACTTTCACAAATGAAGATTTCCGCTCGTTTGACCGCGGAGAAGCTCATCCGAAGAATTTACACTTCGTCTGCTTCACACACTTCAGTGAAACGGTTGATGGCTATGTTGCCTTTAAACCAGTGAATTTGGATAACACAGTCGGAGAAGTGCTTTCTCAAAATGGATTGAAACAGCTGCGGATTGCAGAAACAGAGAAATATCCTCATGTCACGTTCTTTATGAGCGGTGGACGTGAAGAAGAATTTCCTGGTGAAGACCGCATCTTAATCAATTCACCAGATGTGGCAACCTATGACCTCAAGCCGGAAATGAGCGCTTATGAGGTAAAGGATGCACTTGTTGCAGACATCAATGCTGACAAGCATGATGCGATCATTCTGAACTTTGCTAACCCGGATATGGTTGGTCATTCAGGTATGCTTGAGCCAACAATCAAAGCCATTGAAGCAGTAGATGAATGCTTAGGAGCTGTAGTCGACGCAATCCTGGCAAAAGGCGGACATGCCATCATCACGGCAGACCACGGTAACGCAGACGTGCTGATTACCGAAGAAGGAAAGCCGCATACTGCACATACAACGAATCCTGTTCCAGTCATCGTGACGAAAAAAGGTGTGACGCTTAGAGAAGGCGGCATTTTAGCTGATCTATCTCCAACGCTTTTAGACTTACTTGGTCTTGAAAAACCAAAAGAGATGACAGGAACATCATTGATTCAAAAATAA